The sequence GGGACCGGTAAGACGCTCGCCTATCTGCTGCCCGCCATCGAGGAGGCTATCAGCCGCAAGACGCGCGTCATTATCTCAACCGGCACCAAAAATCTTCAGGAACAGCTGATGGAAAAGGACATCCCATTCCTGCAGCGTGTATTCCCAGGAAAATTTACGGCCGCCTACATGAAAGGACGGGCAAATTACGCCTGCATCTATCGCCTCAGCAAATCGGACGATCAACCGATCCTCGACGGCATCGATGAGATCGACCATTTTCGCGAGGTCCGCGAATGGGCCCGGTCGAGCCCGACCGGCGACCGCGCCGAGTTGACATATCTGCCTGAGAACCTATCTTTTTGGGGCCGGGTAAATGCCAAAAGCGAGACATGCATCGGCCAGAAGTGCCCTGATTTCGAACCGTGCTACATCACGCGAATGCGTGCCCGGGCCGAGACGGCTGAGATCGTTATCGTCAATCACCACTTGTTCTTCGCCGACCTGAGCGTGAGAGGCAACCAGTTTGGCAAGGTGATACCTGATTACGGCGCAGTCATCTTTGACGAAGCTCACCTGATCGAGGACATCGCGGCGGACTATTTCGGCTGCCAAGTCTCTAATTACCAGCTCGACGAGCTTGTCCGCGATGCCGACAGCCTTCCGATACCGGACGCGATCGCCACCTCGGCAATAATGCGCTCATGCGCTCGTGTCGTCGGGTTTGCTGAACAATTTTGGTTAAATTTTCGGCAAGGACGCGGCATGGAAGGCCGTTTCGCTCTCGAAGAGAACGCCGCCGTTGAGTTTGTGGAAGGAGGCGAGACGCAGCCGTCACCGCTCGGTGAGGCCCTTCACGCCCTGGATGACGCTCTCAAGCGGCTCGATTCTGAGATCGACGTTTATTCCGAAAAGATCCCCGAGGCTGAGTCGCTCGTTCGCAGGGTCCGGCAGGCACGATTCGATCTGGTATTCATTGTCGGACAGCGCGACGGCAATTTTGTTTACTGGCTCGAACGTCGCGGACGCGGCATCTTCCTACAGGCTTCACCCGTCGATGTCTCTGCCTTGCTCCACGAAAAGCTCTTTGACAAGGTCGAAACGTGCGTTCTGACGTCAGCGACGCTTGCGACAAATTCGAGTTTCAATTTTATCCGTGACCGTCTGGGCCTGGCCGCCGGTAAAACGAACACGCTCATCGCCCCGTCCTCATTCGACTACGAGAATCAGGCGATCGTGTATCTGCCCAAGGCAATGCCCGATCCACGCTCGCCCGAGTTCACGCCGATGGCGGCGACCGAGATCGTGCGGATCCTCGGGGCAACGCGCGGCCATGCCTTTGTCCTGTGCACCAGCAACCAGTCCATGACGGCACTCTACGAATTAGTGAGGTCGAGGATCGATTATCCTTGTTTGCTGCAGGGATCGATGTCAAAGGCGGGCCTGCTTGAGAGGTTTCGATCGACGCCGAATGCGGTGCTCTTTGCGACGCAAAGTTTCTGGCAAGGCGTCGATGTCCGGGGCGAACAGCTCTCGTGCGTGATAATTGACAAGCTTCCCTTCGCCGTTCCCAGTGACCCGCTAGTAGCTGCCCGCAGTCGATTTATCGACGAGAACGGTGGCCGCTCGTTTGTCGATTACAGCGTGCCGCAGGCGATCATCGCGTTAAAACAAGGCATCGGCAGATTGATCAGGAGCCGCACCGACCGAGGCGTGATAGCGGTGCTCGACCCGCGATTGCGGACGAAAGGCTACGGCCGCGATTTCCTGGCGAGCTTGCCGCGAATGCGGATAACAGGAGATACTAATGACCTCGAAAGTTTTTTGATACAAAGCACCGAAGGTGCGACGTAATCTAGCCAGGGACATCGTCCCTGGCATGACGTCCCAGATGGAGGCAAGCCGCAACGCGGCGGAGTAAAACAAGATGCCCCAATCACTCGCTCATCTGTTCATACACATCGTGTTTTCCACTAAACACCGCCAACCCTTAATCTCCGAAAAGATCGAACCCGAGCTTTACGCCTATGTCGCCAAGATCCTGTACGATGAATGTCATTCGCCTGCCGTCATTATCGGTGGTGACAAGGATCATCTGCATATTCTGCTTGCGCTATCTCGTATCTGGTCGATCGCTAAGGTCATCGAGTTGATAAAGAAACGCAGTTCGAAATGGATAAAAACTAAGGGTAAGGAATTTGCCCCGTTTCAGTGGCAAACTGGTTATGGGGCCTTTTCGGTGAGCAAATCTAGTGTCCCGGCGGTAAAGAAGTACATCGAAAACCAGAAGGAACATCATCAAAAAAAGACATTTGAAGATGAGTTTATTGGGTTCCTTGAGAAACACGGTATCGGATACGATGAACGGTACGTTTGGGATTGAATGGCAATGCCACCGCGACGCATTCCCAGCACCGAAGGTGCGACGTAATATAGCTCGTGGCAACGATATCAAAAATCGAGCCGCAACGCGGCGGCGTAATGAATATCGGAGAGCGACGTGTCGCGAAGAGATTACGTCGCCGCGTTGCGGCTCTAATTTGTTCGGTTATCGTTTTCTTGGGGCGATGCCCCAAGCTGAATTACTGCCGCACCTTCGGTGCTTAGCGATTTGATACTATGTCGGCGTATTACGAAGTAATGATCGAACGCAATTTCTCATCCGCTCATCAATTGCGCGGCTACAAGGGAAAGTGCGAGAACCTGCACGGGCACAACTATAAGGTCGAGATCTATGCCCGCGGTGAGGAGCTGAACAACATCGGCCTGTTGATCGACTTTGGCGACCTAAAAGATGCGGCGGACGAGATCGTCAAATATCTCGACCACCGCAACATCAACGAACTGCCACCTTTTGACGAAGAACTCAATCCCTCGGCCGAAAACCTTGCGCGCTATTTTCTCGAATACCTCAACACACGCGTCGCCGATGAGCGCGTGAACGTATATAAGGTCAGGTGTTTTGAAACGCCGACGAGCGTCGCTACCTACACAATTATGCCTTGACCCTGAAGCTCTTGCTCCCTGTTGCCGAACACGATGTGCCGTCGCTGCACGTGACCGTGACCTTTACTGATAGATCGACCGTACCCGCCTTGGTCGCCTCGATCGTAAGTATCTTGGCCGTCGAGATGCCGCCGACGATCGTGTAGGTCGCGGTGCTGCCGGAGCCTACCGACCATGCGTAGTCGATCTTTGCGACGCTGCACTGATTGCCATTGCACGCCGCGTTCTTCATGTTGGGCTCAAACGAGTGCTGCCATCCGCCTTTTACCTGTTTTGTCCCCGCGGTAATGATCTCCGGGTTTGCAAACTCGCACACGCATTTGCATTTCCCGTCACTTCCGACAGTTGGTGGGTTGGCTTGCACCGTTGCGGTTACGCTGAAGGCCCCGGTCGACGTGCCAACCAGTGTAAAGTCCTTAACAAAGGTCCCGGCGGACGATATCTGGCCGGGTGCGATGGTGATGTCCTGCTGGTTGCCGCCCTGCATATTCGCGGTGCCCGTCGTCACAAGGCGGACCGGCACGTTGCGTTTCTCACCCTTCAGCCCTTTGATCTCCATGTGCACTTTCGTTTCCTCGCCACTCTTCAGCTTGGTCTTTTGCGAGGTCAACTGAACGCTCAGTATCCGCACCTGTCCGGACGTGGTCTTGCCATTATCAGTAGCGCTCACCTGCACTGGCCCAGTCAGGTTCCCCGGGGTCCTAAGGATCAACTTTCTCCGTGACTCAGCGAGTATCACGGCCTGTTGGGATCCGATCGTGCTTAGCGTGTTGGACGAATTGCCATCAAACGGGCCCGATATCGGCAATGGATGGCCTGTCTGTGCAAATGTAGGAATGTTTGGGTCCGTTGTGGCTAATACCCCTGCAGGCTGCACCGGCACCTTCTTCGTGATCGTGTTGCGGCCTGGCCCAACCAGCGAAACATTTATCACCCTACCTAGCTGATCAAAAACGTGGGGCAACACAAACGAGCGTAGTGCCGAACAAGGATCGCACACCGGCACCTTTTGCCCGTCACCGAGGTCGACAACGACGCCCGTGAGCGTCTCGGCGTTTGGCGAGTTGTCCTGGACGTATCCCGCTTTCGGCTCCGCGATCACGGTGCCCGAGATGGTGTCTCCCGCGGCCATGTCATCCGGCAGATGAACTGTTACCTTCGCCTGCGGCAGATCAAATATCACATCTGTCAGGCCTGACCCGGTTGAAACCACACCCGAGCTGCCGACAGGGTCCGAAGCGCCCGAACTGCAACCGTCCGAGGCCTGGCACCCGTCATATTCCTTGCCAATTCGATTGTGGTCCTTATCTGTCCACCACCACTTATTGATCTCGAGATCGCCGGATTTGGCTTCGGCCTTTACCTTGACCTTGTCGCCGTTCAGGACCGAACCTTTCGACAGATCAACAATATTACTCCCAGCCTCGCCGCCGTCATCGACCTTGTCGAATGCCTCCGGGTCCTGGCTGACAACTTTTGCCTGCCTGTTGTATTTTATGTGCAGGTCATACGCCGTCTTGCCCGTCTTGTTCTCAAATGTATGGCTCAAGGTCCCGACGCTCGCCATTGAGACCGAACCAAATAGAAATATCGCCACAACCGGGAGTTGCCGGGCCACCTTTAGAATATGTGTCCTCATCGCTTCGTTCCTCCAAAAAACAAATGCCTAAATCGCCCGAAACATCCGGCC is a genomic window of Chloracidobacterium sp. containing:
- the tnpA gene encoding IS200/IS605 family transposase; translated protein: MPQSLAHLFIHIVFSTKHRQPLISEKIEPELYAYVAKILYDECHSPAVIIGGDKDHLHILLALSRIWSIAKVIELIKKRSSKWIKTKGKEFAPFQWQTGYGAFSVSKSSVPAVKKYIENQKEHHQKKTFEDEFIGFLEKHGIGYDERYVWD
- the queD gene encoding 6-carboxytetrahydropterin synthase QueD, yielding MSAYYEVMIERNFSSAHQLRGYKGKCENLHGHNYKVEIYARGEELNNIGLLIDFGDLKDAADEIVKYLDHRNINELPPFDEELNPSAENLARYFLEYLNTRVADERVNVYKVRCFETPTSVATYTIMP
- a CDS encoding ATP-dependent DNA helicase codes for the protein MAAKKGAKPAGISHESVFGPDGVISRFHDHYEHRLGQIEMAAAISRAFADKKHLIVEAGTGTGKTLAYLLPAIEEAISRKTRVIISTGTKNLQEQLMEKDIPFLQRVFPGKFTAAYMKGRANYACIYRLSKSDDQPILDGIDEIDHFREVREWARSSPTGDRAELTYLPENLSFWGRVNAKSETCIGQKCPDFEPCYITRMRARAETAEIVIVNHHLFFADLSVRGNQFGKVIPDYGAVIFDEAHLIEDIAADYFGCQVSNYQLDELVRDADSLPIPDAIATSAIMRSCARVVGFAEQFWLNFRQGRGMEGRFALEENAAVEFVEGGETQPSPLGEALHALDDALKRLDSEIDVYSEKIPEAESLVRRVRQARFDLVFIVGQRDGNFVYWLERRGRGIFLQASPVDVSALLHEKLFDKVETCVLTSATLATNSSFNFIRDRLGLAAGKTNTLIAPSSFDYENQAIVYLPKAMPDPRSPEFTPMAATEIVRILGATRGHAFVLCTSNQSMTALYELVRSRIDYPCLLQGSMSKAGLLERFRSTPNAVLFATQSFWQGVDVRGEQLSCVIIDKLPFAVPSDPLVAARSRFIDENGGRSFVDYSVPQAIIALKQGIGRLIRSRTDRGVIAVLDPRLRTKGYGRDFLASLPRMRITGDTNDLESFLIQSTEGAT